The Geoalkalibacter subterraneus genome contains the following window.
ATTTTGCCTACCGGGTCGGTCTACCGGGGAAAAGCGGTGTCGGCGGCGGAATCCTGGTGATCGTTCCGGGGCGCGCCTCCATCGCGGTCTGGTCGCCGGGCCTCAACAACCTGGGTAATTCCAAGCTGGGCACCGAAGCGGTCGAGATGCTGGCGCAACGCACGCACTGGTCAGTCTTCGGATAACCCTCCCGCAGGAATCAGCCGTTTTTCAGAACCAGAAACGAATCCCCGCGACCAATCCGGATGAGCTTGTGTTGCCGCCTTCCTTGCCGATCTCATGGGCCGTTTCGCCGACCTTGCGGTTCCAGGTGACCCCGACATAGGGGGCGAATTTGCGGCTGATCTGATACATCAGGCGGGCGCCAAGCGTGACATCGGTGATCCCTTGCCATTGTTCATGATCATGTTCACGCCACTGATGTTCGAAGCGGTCAGCCTTGAAGGTGGCTTTTTAATCGCCGATCACTGCCACAAAGAGGATGGGCGAATTTACAGAAAAGATGTTGCTTTATCACCGGGAGGTTGTTTTTCAGTGGCGGGATGTCCTTTATTCGGCGTTTCGATCATGGTAGGGTATCTTGATTTTGTTGGTATCTGTGCTGTTTTGCATCTCGTATCATGGGGATTTGTTTTTATATATGAATCAAATAGATAGGCTTATCATCTTCACCCGTTTTCCAGTTTCTGGACGTGCCAAAACACGCCTGATTCCCACCCTGGGCGCTGATGGCGCTGCCGATCTGCAGCGCCGCATGACGGAGTACACCCTGAAGCAGGCGCTGGCCGTTGGGATCCAGGTCGAGGTTCGCTTCACCGGCGGCAGTGTTGAACAGATGCAACAGTGGCTTGGGGACCGACCCACCTATATCGATCAAGGGGAGGGCGATCTGGGGGTGCGGATGAACCGTGCTGTTCAGGAGCATTTCGAGCAGGGTGCGCGACGGGTGGTCATCATCGGTTGTGACTGTCCCGAGAACCGCAGCGACACGATCGCCCGAGCTTTCGAACTGCTGGAAAATGAACCCTGCGTCATCGGCCCCGCCCATGACGGCGGTTATTACCTGATCGGCCTCAATCACCCGCAGCCGGATCTTTTCCGAGAAATCGAGTGGGGTACGGCGCAGGTTCTCGAACAGACCCTCGCTGCATCTTCCCGGCAGATAAAACTCCTGCCGACACTTGCCGATGTGGATGAAGCCGAAGATCTGCCCCTTAAGATTTCAGTCATCATTCCCGCCCTCAACGAAAAAGCGCATGTCGGAAGGGTGATTTCGGAGGTTCTGGAAGGATTCAATGTCGAATGCCTGGTGGCTGACGGCGGCAGCGATGACGGCACCCGTGAACTGGCGCAAACGGCTGGAGCCGTAGTCTGCCACAGCAGCCCTGGCCGCGCGCGACAGATGAATGCCGGCGCCGAACAGGCTTCCGGCGATATCCTGCTGTTTCTGCATGCCGACTCCCGCCTGCCCAAAGAGTGGGACACGCAGGTGCGCCGCACCCTGATGCACCCAAAGGTGTCACTGGGAGCCTTCCGTTTTGCGGTCGATAAAAACTCAATGGGATTTAACCTGATCACCTGGGGTACGAACCTGCGTTCCCGCTGGTTCAAGCGGCCTTACGGCGACCAGGGGCTGTTTCTTAAACGCGACCTGTTCAAAAGGATCGGCAGGTTTGCAGACGTTCCCATCATGGAAGATGTGGCTCTGGTCCGTAAAGCACGCCGGGAGGGGAAGGTTGTCACTCTGAACCAACCGCTGATCACCTCGGCGCGACGCTGGAAAAAGCACGGCCTGTTCAAAACCACCCTGTACAACCAATACGTTCTTCTCGCCGCATCCACCGGAGTTGATCCGGTGGAACTGAATCAAGCCTATCGGCAGGGGAGGAATCCTCTGCCGTTGATTTTCAAGCGGTTGAAGGCGCGGGGAGTGAGGAGTGAGGAGTGAGGAGTGAGGCAGGTTCGGAAAAGGAGATCGGAGCCCCACTTCGCCAAGGGTATTTGTCGCCAGGGATGGCGACAACTAAGCGCCAGGGATGGCTTCATGCGGCCCTTGGCGAAGTGGGGTTCCGATCTCCGGATTGAGACGGTGGGAAAAACACCCCGCGACAATACAGTAACGTCACGGGGGTGTTTTTTTCGATTCACTTTTGTAAGCGCGCTATCAGCGCAGGAGAGTGCTGCACCGTGCGCGGATAAGTGACCGCCGGCGGACCGAAAGCCATCATGTAGCCGATCTCGTGATCCTCGGGGATGCCCAGACGGCTCTGCAGATGCGGCACCAGCTCGGTGTAGGCCCACATGGCCAGACCGTCCCAGACCGTGCCGACGCCCAGGCTCTGGGCGAAAAGCTCGAAGTAGGAGAGGGCGATCAGACCATCCTCCTTGGGAGCCGGACATTTCTTCGGCGTCGAAGTGATCAGCAGGTGCGGTGCGCCACGGAACAGGATGTCGACGCCCTTGTCGCGCCATGCCGCGACAAATGCAGCAAACATCAGCCGGTTGTTGGGCAGCGCGTCGCGATCGACCACCTCGCCCAGCGCCTCCATGGTCTCTTCGCGGATCGCCTGCATCACCTCGCGGTCATCGATCACCGTCAAACGCACCTGGCGGGCATTCACCCCCGTGGGCGCATGCCAAGCCACGTCCAGCAGGCGTTGCAGAAGCTGCGGATCAAGATTTTCATCCCGATAGCGCCGCACCGAGCGCCGCCCCTTGATCAGGGTCTCCAGCTGATCCGGATCGGGCAGATGCCCTTCGACGGGCTGGCTGTCCTCGGGGACCTTGCCGAGAATTGAAACAGCCGCCGTCGGGCAGATCGCCATGCAGTGCTGGCAGCCGATGCAGGCGGACTCCTTTTCCTCCGGGATATGCGGGAAATCATCCCCCATACGGATGATGCCCACCGGGCAGTCATTGACGCACAGTTCACAACGGGTACATTTTTTCTGGTCGATTTTGAAATCAAGCATGTATACTGTCCTCCTTTTTTGGGAAAGAGATGAGGGGCAAGGGATAAAAAATGCGATTACCAGTAAAAATCAGCTTGCTTGGAATACTCGTGCCAGCGCTTCTGCTTCTGGCTGGTCCAGTCAGCGCGAAAGAAGCCCGCAGCTACGATTATCCCTTTGACAACCCCTTTGAGGCCACCGTCGTTGGCACGCCGGATGAATACCAGCCCGAACTCCCCAAAGAGATCCCCAGTGAGATTTTCAGCATAAAGACCTTCGTCCGGCGGCCGGTGCCGAAAATCTTCTGGTACCAGAAGGGTATGGATTTCTCCCTCGTAGCTCAACCCCGAAAAGCGCCGTTGGTTTTTCTCATCGCCGGCACCGGCGGTGCCCACGATTCAGGGAAAATGCGGGTCCTGCAGCGTGCCTTGTATCAGGCAGGGTTTCATGTGCTCTCCCTGTCCTCGCCCACGCATATGAACTTTATCATATCCTCGTCCGAAACCATGGTGCCTGGCGACCTGCGCGATGATTCCCGCGATCTTTATCGCTCCATGGCGCTGGCCTGGCAGAAGGTGCGGAGCACGGTCGAAGTCAGCGCCTTTCACCTGGCCGGGTACAGCCTCGGCGCCGCCCAGGCCCCTTTTGTCGCGCAAATCGATGATGAACGGCAGCTGTTCAATTTCGAAAAAGTGCTGATGATCAACCCCCCCGTTGACCTGTACAAATCTGTCAAACGCCTCGACCGCCTGCTGGAGGAGAATATCCCCGGAGGTCCGGAGAACTTCAACGTCTGGTTTCGCGACGTCATGAACCATCTGTCAAAAATTAACAGGGAGCTGGATCTGTTCAAGCTCAGCGAAAATGCTTTATATACCGTCTACAAACACTACCCGGTCACGGACGAGTTTCTCGCCGCGCTGATCGGCATCTCCTTCCGCATCTCCGCCGCCAATATGGTGTTTACCTCCGATGTGATGCACGGCGGCGGCTTTATGATCCCACCAGGGGTCGAGTTGAGCCCCTACCAGCCCCTCGAGGATTACTTCATTGTGGCTCACCACACCCCCTTTAGCGACTATTTTCGTGAATTCATGCTCCCCTACTACCAGGAGCGGGAAGCAGGGCTCACAGGGGAGGAGCTGCAAAGAAGGCAGACCCTGCAAAGCATTGGGGATTACCTGCGGCAGAATCCCCGCCTGGGCCTGATGCATAATCGCGATGATATTATCGTTTCACCCGAAGAAGTCGACTGGCTGGAAGAAACAATGGGCGAGAGAGCGCGAATTTACCCCCATGGCGGCCACTGCGGCAACATGGCCCATTATGACAACCTGGCCGCGATGGTGGCCTTTTTCACCGGGCAGGATCAGTGGAATGAGAATTGAGCGCCGCCTTGGGCTGGCCGTCATTGCGGCGGTTGTTTTTATGTGTTCGGGCTGCGGCCCCCTGGTGCCCTCCGCTCCCGAGCCGATACGCCCGGTCGCGCAATTTGTTGCACCGGAGAAAGAGTATGCCATCAAGGTGTTCGACCCCCTGGAGCGGGTCAATCGCCTGGTCTACCAGTTCAACTACTATTTCGATGTCTATGTTTTTCTGCCCGCCGTCGACGGCTATCGCTGGGTGATGCCCGATTACGCCGAGGACCGGGTCAGCAATTTCTTCGATAACGTTCTCGAAATCAACAACCTCGCCAACTGCATCCTGCAGCTCAAACCAAAGGCAACCGGCATTACCGCTGCACGTCTGGTGGTCAACTCCACCGTGGGCGTGCTGGGGTTGTGGGATCCTGCCAGCGGCTGGGGCCTGCCGCGCCAGGAGGAGGACCTGGGGCAGACTTTAGGGTACTACGGCATCGGCAACGGCCCCTACCTGGTTCTGCCAGTGCTCGGCCCCTCAAACCTGCGCGATGCCATCGGCAAAGGGGGCGATCTCTTGATTTTCAACGAGATCGACCCCTTCAACTTCGAAAACAACTCGTTCCTGCTGCCCCTGACCTACAACACCCTCAACGCCATCGACACCCGTAAGCGCACACCATTCAGGTACTACAGTACCGGATCACCCTTCGAATATGAATGGATCAGGCTGCTCTATACCGAGAAGAGATTTCTGCAGATCATGCAATAGGGGCAAGGTAGCAGTGCGGGATCGCAACTCCCATGACAAGGGACACTTTTCGCCATCCCTGGCCGTTTGATTGGCGCCCTCCCTGGCGCCAAACACCCTTGTCATGGGAGTTGCGACCCCACACCGAACACCAGGAAAAAAATAAAAAAAACCGGCACCCAGGGGAGGCAATTCCTGGTGCCGGTCAATGCTTTGAGGGAGGGAGTCCTCAAAATGAAGAAGTTTTTGTTCTCAAGATTTCGCCTGCCACAACGAAACCTTGATGATTTGTACTCTATCGAACCCCGTCCATAAAAAACAGCGCCATCCCCGCAGAAAAATCAATATATAACCACCTTAGTCATCTGTGCGGATGCACAGTCTGGAAGATTTGAAAGATTTCTCTCCGCCTCGCTCTTCCTCCCCGCCTCTCCGTTAAAACCCGTTTAGAAGGAAGTCAACGCTCGCAAGAATCTCGACACGCGTTTGACACAATCATTTTTAATCACTATAGTTCAAGTATAATCAAACCCAGTAGAATCAGGAGTTCTGCCATGCCACAGGTAAAAACCAAAGTCCTTACAGCACATGTGCCTATCCCGTTGGCCGAAAAGGTCGATCAGATGGCCGAGCGCCTCGACCGGTCCCGTGGTTGGATCATGAAGCAGGCCCTGTCGGCCTGGGTCGACCAGGAAGAAGAACGCAGTCGCCTTACCCGGGAGGCCCTGGCTGACGTGGATGCCGGCAGCGTTATCGACCATCAGGCCGTGCAGGCATGGGCCGAAAGTCTGGATAACGACAAACCGTTGCCCGTGCCGCGGTGATGGTGCTGAAGTGGACAGGAAGAGCAGTTTCTGACCTGGAGCGGCTTTATGAATTTTTGGCGTTGGTGAACCGGGAAGCGGCTGCGCGCACGGTGCAGGCCCTCACCAGGGCCCCGACCAGCTTGTTGGCAAACCCACGCATCGGCGAAAAGCTCGAAGAATTCGAGCCACGCGAAGTTCGCCGAATTCTCGTCGGGCACTATGAGCTGCGCTACGAAATTCAGGAATCCACGATCTACGTGCTACGGTTGTGGCATACCCGCGAGGATCGATAGCGGCCTTTCCGTCAACAGTAATGTTTTCGCAAAAGGCCTCGCTGGGCAAAAAAAACCGGCACCCAGGGGAGGCATCCTGGCGCCGGTCACGTTCGCTTGAGGGAGGGAGCCCTCAATGAAGAAGTCTTGTTATCAAGCCTTCGCCTGCCACAACGAAACCTTGATGATTTGTACTCTATCGAACCCCGTCCATAAAAAACAGCGCCATCCCCGCAAAAATTTCCATATCAAACCACTCTCCTCATCTGTGCAGATGCACAGTCCTAATTTTGAAGTGCCCTGAAAGATTTTATAGATTTTTTCGATTTACCATAAAGATTTCAAGCCTTTCTCTCCGCCTCTCTCTTCCTCTCCACCTCTCCGTTAAAAACCCGACCCAACAGCTCGTAATAGATATAAAAACCCAATCAATCTGCGCGATGGGTGGGGGATATAACCCACAATTGGGCTAAGACCCCCATATTCAATTAATGCGATTATATGATCCTACAGGTCTCACCTAAGTCATAAAATCAATGAATTCAATGGCTAATGAGAGTGTTGGAAACGCTTAAAGTTAGCTGGCACGCGGGGTGCACTAGGAGGTGCCCGGAACGAACGAATGCAATCAGGACCGGTGGCACGCACGCTCTTCACCACCCGGACAACAAAAATTGGGGATGGCGACCAGGATGAACACACAGCACCGCAGAAAACTTGCTTCAAACCCCGGACCGATGCTGTCGGCCCTGGTGCTGGTGCTCTCATCGCTGCTGGCCTCCACGGCGTGCGCCGGTGTTGAAGCCGCCTTTGCCTACAAGCTCTCTGACTTTTCAGGCCCGGTGCCTTCCCTGTGGGCCAAGGTGGATGTGGACAGCCGCTTTGATGAGGCCTATGCCCTCAATATCGGAGATGGCTTGATCCAGATCTACAACGAATCTGCCATGCAGGTGCACAGCTACGGTGAAGATTACGGGCTGGCCTCGGCGGTCGACCTGGCCGTAGCCGAGGAGGGCGAGGTGTACGTGCTCTTCTCCCGCCGAACCTCCGGTCAGCTGCTGCGGCTTGATTACCGGGGCGAGTTGATCGAGCCCGTGACGATTACCGATGTGCCGGAAGAGTATCTTCCTCTCCACCCGACCTTCATGGACTACCGTGACGGTGAAATTTACCTGGCAGACAGCCGGAGCATGACGATGGTGGTGGTCGACCTGGAAGGGCGCTTTCAGCGCGGACTCGATCTGCGCAGCTTTCTTCTCTCGGCCTCGCAGGAAGAACTCAATCGGGATGATCTGCGCGAGTCGCAGCGCAGGATGATCGAGGAAGAAATCGAATCTCTCAAACAGGCCGCGCTGGGTGGCTTCAGCGTCGACGCCCGCGACCAGATCTATTTTACCGTGCCGACCCTGTTCAGCGCCTACCGCATGCAGCCCGACGGCCAGTTCGAGGTGTTCGGCACTTCCGGCGGCGCCAGGGGCAAGTTTGGGGTTGTGGCCGGCATCGAGGCTGATGAGCACGGCAATATCTATGTCGCCGACCGTCTTCGCAGCGTGGTGTTGATTTTCGACGATGAATTCAATTTTCAGACCGAAATGGGTTATCGCGGCGGCGCCCCCCACAACCTGGTGGTGCCCGATGACCTGGCGGTCGACGCCCGCAACAACAAGCTCTATGTGTCGCAGGCGGCCAATCTCGGTGTCAGCGTTTTCAAGCTCCGCTTCAACTGAGCGGGAAGCGCGGTCACTGGAGAAATGAAGAAGAGACAAACAGATTTCGATCCGGAGAGGAGGTGAGGGTCAAAGGTAATCAAGGATCATGGCAACACCCTGTCACGGGTCTTCCGGAACTGCCAACGGAAGCCCACATTCTCCGTAAAGGGTAAACTCATCGCAAGGTGGGGACACAAAGCCTACGGGTCCCACAGGGACGGCCGGGTTGTCGGAGTGAATTTTCCCCAAAAAAATTCGGAGGATGTACAAAATGAAGAAGTTTTTCACTGTTTCACTTGCGGTTGCCGGCGCTCTGCTGCTCGTCAGCGGCTCGGCCTTTGCCTTCCACGGCGGCGGTGTCGGGCATTGCGATGGCTGCCACACCATGCACAATTCGCCGACGGATAACGGCGCTCCCCCTGGCACGCCTGGTCCTTCCCTGCAAAAAGGCTCCGACAACAGCTCAACCTGCCTTAACTGCCATAATGGCGCCGATCGCTA
Protein-coding sequences here:
- a CDS encoding TIGR04283 family arsenosugar biosynthesis glycosyltransferase, with translation MNQIDRLIIFTRFPVSGRAKTRLIPTLGADGAADLQRRMTEYTLKQALAVGIQVEVRFTGGSVEQMQQWLGDRPTYIDQGEGDLGVRMNRAVQEHFEQGARRVVIIGCDCPENRSDTIARAFELLENEPCVIGPAHDGGYYLIGLNHPQPDLFREIEWGTAQVLEQTLAASSRQIKLLPTLADVDEAEDLPLKISVIIPALNEKAHVGRVISEVLEGFNVECLVADGGSDDGTRELAQTAGAVVCHSSPGRARQMNAGAEQASGDILLFLHADSRLPKEWDTQVRRTLMHPKVSLGAFRFAVDKNSMGFNLITWGTNLRSRWFKRPYGDQGLFLKRDLFKRIGRFADVPIMEDVALVRKARREGKVVTLNQPLITSARRWKKHGLFKTTLYNQYVLLAASTGVDPVELNQAYRQGRNPLPLIFKRLKARGVRSEE
- a CDS encoding MlaA family lipoprotein, with the protein product MRIERRLGLAVIAAVVFMCSGCGPLVPSAPEPIRPVAQFVAPEKEYAIKVFDPLERVNRLVYQFNYYFDVYVFLPAVDGYRWVMPDYAEDRVSNFFDNVLEINNLANCILQLKPKATGITAARLVVNSTVGVLGLWDPASGWGLPRQEEDLGQTLGYYGIGNGPYLVLPVLGPSNLRDAIGKGGDLLIFNEIDPFNFENNSFLLPLTYNTLNAIDTRKRTPFRYYSTGSPFEYEWIRLLYTEKRFLQIMQ
- a CDS encoding type II toxin-antitoxin system RelE/ParE family toxin, which encodes MVLKWTGRAVSDLERLYEFLALVNREAAARTVQALTRAPTSLLANPRIGEKLEEFEPREVRRILVGHYELRYEIQESTIYVLRLWHTREDR
- a CDS encoding copper resistance protein B gives rise to the protein MYQISRKFAPYVGVTWNRKVGETAHEIGKEGGNTSSSGLVAGIRFWF
- a CDS encoding CopG family ribbon-helix-helix protein; this translates as MPQVKTKVLTAHVPIPLAEKVDQMAERLDRSRGWIMKQALSAWVDQEEERSRLTREALADVDAGSVIDHQAVQAWAESLDNDKPLPVPR
- a CDS encoding nitroreductase family protein, with amino-acid sequence MLDFKIDQKKCTRCELCVNDCPVGIIRMGDDFPHIPEEKESACIGCQHCMAICPTAAVSILGKVPEDSQPVEGHLPDPDQLETLIKGRRSVRRYRDENLDPQLLQRLLDVAWHAPTGVNARQVRLTVIDDREVMQAIREETMEALGEVVDRDALPNNRLMFAAFVAAWRDKGVDILFRGAPHLLITSTPKKCPAPKEDGLIALSYFELFAQSLGVGTVWDGLAMWAYTELVPHLQSRLGIPEDHEIGYMMAFGPPAVTYPRTVQHSPALIARLQK
- a CDS encoding alpha/beta fold hydrolase, which encodes MPALLLLAGPVSAKEARSYDYPFDNPFEATVVGTPDEYQPELPKEIPSEIFSIKTFVRRPVPKIFWYQKGMDFSLVAQPRKAPLVFLIAGTGGAHDSGKMRVLQRALYQAGFHVLSLSSPTHMNFIISSSETMVPGDLRDDSRDLYRSMALAWQKVRSTVEVSAFHLAGYSLGAAQAPFVAQIDDERQLFNFEKVLMINPPVDLYKSVKRLDRLLEENIPGGPENFNVWFRDVMNHLSKINRELDLFKLSENALYTVYKHYPVTDEFLAALIGISFRISAANMVFTSDVMHGGGFMIPPGVELSPYQPLEDYFIVAHHTPFSDYFREFMLPYYQEREAGLTGEELQRRQTLQSIGDYLRQNPRLGLMHNRDDIIVSPEEVDWLEETMGERARIYPHGGHCGNMAHYDNLAAMVAFFTGQDQWNEN